A single window of Aphidius gifuensis isolate YNYX2018 linkage group LG1, ASM1490517v1, whole genome shotgun sequence DNA harbors:
- the LOC122860221 gene encoding eukaryotic translation initiation factor 2A, which yields MALNIPCLATRGTTGLSISHGPPNYTEVSAFTKDEQKNVKGMTFSPDGKYFAWISGAVVKISECNTWQVIATIQSPKVQAIKFSSLGTYLMTWEPFIVSKANPDGGPQLHILKSENGQLVKSFTQKRQADWEPQWSYDEKICGILINGEVFFYENANFDKHTYKVSVTKQGRFNISPGKLPSYYIAFNFPGTSGQPSFARLFEYGKFDKDQSLANKSFFQTDRIEFIWNNEGTSLLMLTSMDVDKTGASYYGKQSLHYLSIKGETAIVTLSNDESPIHAVKWSPKNTEFCVTYGFMPTKTTLFNLKCESIFEFGKKHRNSIYYNCHGNILLLGGFGNIGGNVELWDMKKRKLIAETIAPDSTLLHWSPDGEHFMTATTAPRLRMSNGFKIWHYTGTLLYERPWSKQEELWEVVWKNYPSNTYPEKSINYTAVEGITPSQPQASKEAYRPPSARGKTINFSLHDDDNNSKFGPPTKMPPSKAALKTKKKREAKKKAKKELEALNLPNIDENGVEIENLSIKPIKNTNKNQGAKKNDAKDADLTDDPEKNKKIRKIKSKLEQINKLKEQQTAGKRLEINQLEKLSTEVQLVKELKDLISC from the exons ATGGCGTTGAACATACCATGTCTTGCTA caagAGGAACAACTGGCCTCAGTATCAGTCATGGACCACCAAATTACACCGAGGTGTCTGCTTTTACAAAAGATGAGCAGAAAAATGTCAAGGGAATGACATTTAGCCCAGATGGAAAATACTTTGCATGGATATCTGGTGCTGTTGTCAAAATATCTGAATGTAATACGTGGCAAGTTATTGCAACAATTCAGAGTCCCAAAGTTCAagctattaaattttctagtcTTGGAACATATTTAATGACATGGGAGCCATTtattg TGTCAAAAGCAAATCCTGATGGTGGCCCACAGCTTCACAttttaaaaagtgaaaatgGACAACTTGTTAAAAGTTTTACACAAAAAAGACAAGCTGattg ggAACCACAATGGtcatatgatgaaaaaatatgtggtatattaataaatggtgaagtatttttttatgaaaatgcaaattttgataaacatACTTATAAAGTAAGTGTTACAAAACAAGGAAGATTTAATATATCACCAGGTAAATTACCATCATATTatattgcatttaattttCCTGGTACAAGTGGACAACCATCATTTGCAAGATTATTTGAATATGGAAAATTTGATAAAGACCAATCATTGgcaaataaaagtttttttcaaactgatagaattgaatttatttggaaTAATGAAGGTACAAGTTTATTAATGTTAACAAGTATGGATGTTGATAAAACTGGTGCATCATATTATGGTAAACAATCATTACATTATTTAAGTATAAAAGGTGAAACAGCAATTGTTACATTGAGTAATGACGAGAGTCCAATTCATGCTGTTAAATGGTCACCTAAAAATACAGAATTTTGTGTAACATATGGTTTTATGCCAACAAAAACAAcgctatttaatttaaaatgtgaatcaatatttgaatttggtaaaaaacatcgtaattcaatatattataattgtcATGGTAATATATTACTTCTTGGTGGTTTTGGTAATATTGGTGGTAATGTTGAACTTTGGGATATGAAAAAACGTAAATTAATTGCTGAAACAATTGCACCAGATTCAACATTATTACATTGGTCACCAGATGGTGAACATTTTAtgacagcaacaacagcaccAAGATTACGTATGTCAAATGGTTTTAAAATTTGGCATTATACTGGTACATTATTGTATGAAAGACCTTGGAGTAAACAAGAAGAATTATGGGAAGTTGTATGGAAAAATTATCCATCAAATACTTATccagaaaaatcaattaattatactgCTGTTGAAGGTATTACACCAAGTCAACCACAAGCCTCCAAAGAAGCATATAGACCACCATCAGCAAGAGGtaaaactattaattttagtttacatgatgatgataataatagcaaATTTGGACCACCAACTAAAATGCCACCATCAAAAGCAGCacttaaaactaaaaaaaaacgtgaagctaaaaaaaaagctaaaaaagaaCTTGAAGCTCTTAATTTACCAAACATTGATGAAAATGGAgtagaaattgaaaatttatcaattaaaccaattaaaaatacaaataaaaatcaaggtgctaaaaaaaatgatgcaaAAGATGCTGATCTTACTGATGATCCggagaagaataaaaaaattcgtaaaataaaaagt aaattggaacaaataaacaaattgaaagaACAACAAACAGCTGGTAAACGTTTGGAAATAAATCAACTCGAAAAACTTTCAACTGAAGTTCAGCTTGTCAAAGAACTCAAAGATTTAATATcgtgttaa
- the LOC122860222 gene encoding uncharacterized protein LOC122860222: MDISGRDLAKKFQELFPGDTTFKVSAQLLNETCENSIVQNFLKWFCDHVGPHNVLQKHEREFIKNLKKNEQYLTGSELDDALIEATKDCPELLELIDLNKRSDEHIAKAYEAEKDAYDADVNDLATLEDSLAKLIEIESKLDEELEKEENELQKFEIGENKSYADCASLINEFDFAHREIYEDLQYVVKVYADAAEKKGPTIAWTQVPLDIFIKQTENYYNCLYFHVNRKLKNSQNYEPSNLPSHEYTQDSEKNENDKIIELSNVQVRLIQSMLSELGEKIELEGFKGLAARAHEIYSNIETQIPQNESQMRLEIAELMSKRDILTEDIAMLEAQLQESVNQYGRLSVTKILLDDGYARLNHKKKRLSNIENLLHLARDKGHAHADFLAILMQIQLQKLNEIIEFVRDARYYLSTEYTRSSKRCDIMQEVQDKYDTIISSSPCKKNIYNKLFSLLINEHENNDGNDDDNFVNAVKQYDELLNENKIMKNEIENIDLDTKINYLRQTENDVMRVFNHEISDGPTKSFKLMPYKILALSEQVTQSVHDAQTIVTESRNKLKDIMKKTTNSNWDREKILIWQKYLCDPDKLKQRYDEAKQIVDRSHFVGCELNKK, translated from the exons ATGGACATATCAGGAAGAGATCTTGCTAAAAAATttcaggaattatttcctgGTGATACAACATTCAAAGTATCAgctcaattattaaatgaaacatgtgaaaattcaattgttcaaaattttttaaaatggttTTGTGATCATGTTGGACCTCATAATGTACTACAAAAACATGAAAGAGAATt tataaaaaatttaaagaaaaacgaACAATACTTGACTGGAAGTGAGCTAGATGATGCACTAATTGAAGCAACAAAAGATTGTCCAGaattattagaattaattgatttaaataaaagaagtGATGAACATATTGCCAAAGCATATGAAGCTGAAAAAGATGCTTATGATGCTGATGTTAATGATCTTGCAACACTTGAAGATAGTTTAGCAAAACTTAT tgaaattgaatcaaaacttgatgaagaattagaaaaagaagaaaatgaattacaaaaatttgaaattggagaaaataaatcatatgCTGATTGTGcaagtttaataaatgaatttgattTTGCTCATCGTGAAATTTATGAAGATTTGCAGTATGTTGTTAAAGTATATGCTGATGCTGCTGAAAAG AAAGGACCAACAATTGCATGGACACAAGTACCActggatatatttataaaacaaactgaaaattattacaattgtttgtattttcatgttaatagaaaattaaaaaattcacaaaattatGAACCATCAAATTTACCAAGTCATGAGTATACACAAGattcagaaaaaaatgaaaatgataaaattattgaattatcaaatgtCCAAGTAAGACTCATTCAATCAATGCTGAGTGAACTtggtgaaaaaattgaattagaaGGTTTCAAAGGTCTAGCTGCTCGTGCACATGAAATTTACAGTAATATAGAAACACAAATTCCTCAAAATGAATCACAAAtgag ACTAGAGATTGCTGAATTAATGTCAAAAAGAGATATTTTAACAGAAGACATTGCTATGCTTGAGGCACAATTACAAGAATCTGTTAATCAATATGGACGATTGTCagtaacaaaaatattacttgATGATGGTTATGCTagattaaatcataaaaaaaaacgtttatcaaatatagaaaatttattacatcTTGCAAGAGATAAAGGACATGCACATGCTGATTTTCTTGCAATATTAATGCAAAttcaattacaaaaattaaatgaaattattgaatttgtacGTGATGCacgttattatttatcaacagaaTATACAAGATCATCAAAACGTTGT GATATTATGCAAGAAGTACAGGATAAATATGACAcaataatttcatcatcaccatgtaaaaaaaatatttataataaattattttcattattaataaatgaacatgaaaataatgatggtaatgatgatgataattttgttaatgcAGTTAAACaatatgatgaattattaaatgaaaataaaataatgaaaaatgaaattgaaaatattgatttagatactaaaattaattatctaagACAAAC agaAAATGATGTTATGAGGGTTTTTAATCATGAAATTAGTGATGGGCCAACGAAAAGTTTTAAACTAAtgccatataaaattttggcatTATCAGAACAAGTTACACAATCAGTACATGATGCTCAAACAATAGTTACTGAAtcgagaaataaattaaaagacataatg aaaaaaacaacaaactcAAATTGGGATCGTGAAAAGATATTAATAtggcaaaaatatttatgtgatccagataaattaaaacaaagatATGATGAAGCTAAACAAATTGTTGATCGTTCACATTTTGTTGGttgtgaattaaataaaaaataa
- the LOC122860224 gene encoding uncharacterized protein LOC122860224, protein MPSAEETTTTTSLFKVIPETTQDFVTRDVDHLVSEIKENLRLSSLKAKSSVKTKNRASPYLPLSRNEQKMNLYEIRMKHINNKNKTEDDDDPYEQLCQLIKQGRLINEAVKKLQIKKLSNLSNSDDCGYRKKTYYYDSEDEQLPAVYGSLDL, encoded by the coding sequence atgccGAGTGCAGAAgagacaacaacaacaacttccTTGTTCAAGGTAATACCAGAAACAACCCAGGATTTTGTGACCCGGGATGTCGACCACCTGGTGTCTGAAATCAAAGAAAATCTACGACTTTCAAGTCTCAAGGCAAAATCAAgtgttaaaactaaaaatcgtgCATCACCATATCTACCATTATCAcgtaatgaacaaaaaatgaatttatatgaaattcgTATGAAacatatcaacaataaaaataaaactgaagatgatgatgatccatATGAACAGCtatgtcaattaattaaacaaggaagattaattaatgaagctgttaaaaaattacaaattaaaaaattatcaaatttatcaaattctgATGATTGTGgttatcgaaaaaaaacttattactATGATTCAGAAGATGAACAACTTCCTGCTGTTTATGGATCACttgatttgtaa